In Camelina sativa cultivar DH55 chromosome 16, Cs, whole genome shotgun sequence, a single window of DNA contains:
- the LOC104750779 gene encoding uncharacterized protein LOC104750779 — MEMGLSGNGMMTNQGSNFRKFEIDSSPSSSTSSSSDHQFHSMNALEILRETVRILRYNLGAFMLIALLLICPVSAILLPNLLVDQSVVNSLTVRLLLVSKSSGLPLLPFVRNSCQKFSETAVSSAMCFPLFITLSLLSRAAVVYSVDCTYSRKKVVMSKFVVIMQRLWKRLVITYLWICTVIVVCLTSFCVFLVAVCSSFYVLGFSPGFNAYGAILVGLVFSVVFANVIIICNTTIVISILEDVSGPEALLRASDLIKGQTQVGLLIFLGSTIGLTFVEGLFEHRVKSLSYGDGSPRLWEGPLLVVMYSFVVLIDTMMSAVFYFSCRSYSMEAVEALEASGEIVSQDLSLL; from the coding sequence ATGGAAATGGGTTTATCTGGGAATGGGATGATGACGAATCAAGGATCAAACTTTCGGAAATTTGAGATTGattcatcaccatcatcatcgacatcatcatcatctgatcATCAGTTTCACTCGATGAATGCGCTTGAGATCTTGAGAGAAACCGTACGGATCCTCCGGTACAATCTCGGTGCTTTCATGTTAATCGCACTTCTTTTGATCTGTCCTGTTTCAGCTATTCTGCTACCGAACCTTTTAGTTGATCAATCGGTTGTTAATTCACTCACTGTGAGGCTTCTCTTAGTTTCGAAATCAAGTGGTCTTCCTTTGTTGCCTTTTGTGAGAAACTCTTGTCAGAAATTCTCTGAGACTGCTGTTTCATCCGCAATGTGTTTCCCATTGTTCATCACTCTGTCGTTATTGTCTAGAGCTGCTGTGGTTTACTCTGTGGATTGCACTTACTCTAGGAAAAAAGTTGTCATGTCCAAGTTTGTGGTGATAATGCAGAGATTATGGAAACGTCTTGTGATCACCTACTTGTGGATTTGTACGGTGATTGTTGTTTGTCTCACTTCCTTCTGTGTGTTTCTTGTCGCGGTGTGTAGCTCGTTTTATGTTCTTGGATTCTCTCCTGGTTTCAATGCTTACGGAGCTATCTTAGTTGGTTTGGTGTTCTCAGTAGTGTTTGCTAATGTTATCATTATCTGCAACACTACGATCGTGATCTCGATTCTTGAAGATGTTTCCGGGCCAGAAGCGTTGCTGAGAGCGAGTGATCTGATTAAAGGACAGACTCAGGTTGGTTTGTTGATATTTCTAGGATCGACAATAGGATTGACGTTTGTGGAAGGGTTGTTTGAGCATAGAGTGAAGAGTTTGAGTTATGGAGATGGGTCTCCGAGGTTATGGGAAGGTCCACTTCTTGTGGTGATGTATTCCTTTGTGGTGCTTATTGATACAATGATGAGTGCTGTGTTCTATTTTAGTTGCCGGTCTTATAGTATGGAAGCTGTTGAAGCTTTGGAAGCTTCTGGAGAAATTGTGTCCCAAGATTTATCTcttctttaa
- the LOC104750781 gene encoding CSC1-like protein At1g69450 isoform X1, translated as MLLSALVMSVGINSCLCVLFFILYSVLRKQPRNYEVFLPRRLAAGTSKRRRNKVARYIPSVKWIWKSWRPSEKELMESSGLDGVVFMRMITFSLKVFLFAVIIGIFVLLPVNCFGDQLIVIDYADWSSNSLDLFSVANLKVRSPWLWVHFGAIYLLTAFVCCLLYFEFRYIALKRIEYFHSSKPQPHQFTILVRNIPSSDGSSVSDTVDRFFGENHSSTYLSHVVIHRTSKLRSVVDQAKKLYKKVKHKKPVTKTPMRFFSRKDTPEDHYERVLQEMEQNIRLGQAEVSAPGKEVRAAFVSFKSRYGAATALHMPQSINPTYWLTEPAPEPHDVHWPFFSASFMQKWLAKILVVFACLLLTILFLVPVVLVQGLTNLPALEFMFPFLTLILSMKVVSQIITGYLPSLILQTSLKVVPPIMEFLSSIQGHICHSDIQKSACNKVIWFTIWNVFFATVFSGSAFYKLSVILDPKEIPVKLAVAVPAQASFFIAYVVTTGWTDTLTELFRVVPFMVSYIKRSFEPSDENEFVVPPMRYHRDTPRVLFLGLLGITYFFLAPLILPFILFYFCLAYIVYRNQFMNVYAPKFDTGGMFWPMIHYTMIFSLVLMHAIAIGLFALKKMELATYLLVPLPVCTLLFNEFCRKRFMPIFTAYPAEVLTKRDKEDRNDPRMPEFYDNLVSAYQDPAMLPLRLSGSRSDSLTSPLLSPTEV; from the exons ATGCTTTTGTCAGCACTTGTTATGTCTGTTGGGATCAACTCTTGCCTATGTGTATTGTTCTTCATACTCTACTCTGTACTAAGGAAGCAGCCACGCAACTACGAGGTTTTTTTACCTCGTCGTCTCGCAGCTGGGACCTCTAAACGTAGGCGTAACAAAGTGGCGAGGTATATACCTTCTGTtaaatggatttggaaatcatGGAGACCATCGGAGAAAGAACTGATGGAATCCTCTGGCCTTGATGGTGTTGTCTTTATGAGAATGATTACTTTCAG TTTGAAAGTGTTCTTGTTTGCTGTGATCATTGGGATATTTGTTCTCTTGCCTGTGAACTGCTTTGGAGATCAACTGATTGTGATTGACTATGCTGACTGGTCTTCTAATTCCTTGGATCTTTTTTCTGTTGCAAACCTCAAAGTCCGCTCACCATG GCTATGGGTTCACTTTGGAGCTATATATCTTCTGACTGCATTTGTCTGCTGTCTTCTTTACTTT GAATTCAGATATATTGCCTTGAAAAGGATTGAGTATTTCCATTCATCCAAACCTCAGCCACATCAGTTCACCATATTAGTTCGTAATATCCCCTCTTCTGATGGAAGCAGTGTGAGCGACACTGTTGACAGGTTCTTTGGAGAAAATCATTCTTCTACATACCTTTCTCATGTGGTCATCCATCGAACAAGTAAACTTCGGAGTGTTGTT GATCAGGctaaaaagttatataaaaaagtgaAACATAAGAAGCCAGTTACGAAGACACCAATGAGATTCTTCAGTCGCAAGGACACCCCTGAGGATCACTATGAGAGAGTGTTACAAGAAATGGAACAGAACATACGATTGGGGCAAGCTGAAGTTTCAGCACCTGGAAAA GAAGTTCGAGCTGCTTTTGTGTCATTCAAGTCTCGATATGGTGCTGCAACGGCACTCCACATGCCACAATCAATCAACCCCACTTACTGGCTCACAGAACCAGCACCAGAACCTCATGACGTCCACTGGCCTTTCTTCTCTGCATCATTTATGCAGAAATGGCTTGCTAAAATTCTGGTTGTCTTCGCTTGTCTTCTCCTTACCATCTTGTTTCTTGTTCCAGTAGTACTTGTCCAAGGTCTCACCAACCTGCCTGCACTAGAATTTATGTTCCCGTTCTTGACATTGATTCTCTCAAT GAAAGTTGTAAGTCAAATAATAACTGGATACCTTCCAAGTCTTATACTTCAGACGTCTCTGAAAGTCGTACCTCCCATCATGGAGTTTCTCTCTTCTATCCAAGGGCACATTTGCCACAGCGATATACAAAAGAGTGCTTGCAACAAGGTGATCTGGTTCACAATATGGAATGTGTTTTTCGCAACTGTTTTCTCTGGATCAGCCTTCTACAAGCTTTCTGTAATCCTCGATCCAAAGGAAATTCCGGTCAAGTTGGCTGTGGCTGTTCCGGCTCAG GCATCATTTTTCATCGCCTATGTTGTGACAACAGGGTGGACGGATACTCTGACTGAACTCTTCCGTGTAGTTCCCTTCATGGTCAGTTACATAAAAAGATCATTTGAACCTTCGGATGAAAATGAATTTGTTGTCCCGCCTATGCGGTACCACAGAGACACCCCAAGAGTTCTCTTCTTAGGACTTCTTGGGATTACATACTTCTTCTTAGCTCCATTGATTCTTCCTTTCATTCTTTTCTACTTCTGCCTTGCATACATTGTCTACCGAAACCAG TTTATGAACGTCTATGCTCCAAAGTTTGATACGGGCGGTATGTTTTGGCCAATGATACACTATACGATGATATTCTCTCTTGTACTCATGCACGCAATTGCAATCGGTCTATTTGCGCTAAAGAAGATGGAACTAGCTACATACTTGCTTGTCCCTCTTCCCGTTTGTACTCTTCTGTTCAACGAGTTCTGTCGTAAACGCTTCATGCCTATTTTCACTGCTTATCCTGCTGAG GTGTTGACAAAGAGAGATAAGGAAGATCGAAACGATCCAAGAATGCCTGAGTTTTATGATAACTTGGTTAGTGCGTACCAAGATCCTGCTATGCTCCCACTTCGGTTATCTGGAAGCAGAAGTGATAGCCTCACTAGTCCTCTTCTCTCTCCTACTGAGGTTTGA
- the LOC104750781 gene encoding CSC1-like protein At1g69450 isoform X2 — MESSGLDGVVFMRMITFSLKVFLFAVIIGIFVLLPVNCFGDQLIVIDYADWSSNSLDLFSVANLKVRSPWLWVHFGAIYLLTAFVCCLLYFEFRYIALKRIEYFHSSKPQPHQFTILVRNIPSSDGSSVSDTVDRFFGENHSSTYLSHVVIHRTSKLRSVVDQAKKLYKKVKHKKPVTKTPMRFFSRKDTPEDHYERVLQEMEQNIRLGQAEVSAPGKEVRAAFVSFKSRYGAATALHMPQSINPTYWLTEPAPEPHDVHWPFFSASFMQKWLAKILVVFACLLLTILFLVPVVLVQGLTNLPALEFMFPFLTLILSMKVVSQIITGYLPSLILQTSLKVVPPIMEFLSSIQGHICHSDIQKSACNKVIWFTIWNVFFATVFSGSAFYKLSVILDPKEIPVKLAVAVPAQASFFIAYVVTTGWTDTLTELFRVVPFMVSYIKRSFEPSDENEFVVPPMRYHRDTPRVLFLGLLGITYFFLAPLILPFILFYFCLAYIVYRNQFMNVYAPKFDTGGMFWPMIHYTMIFSLVLMHAIAIGLFALKKMELATYLLVPLPVCTLLFNEFCRKRFMPIFTAYPAEVLTKRDKEDRNDPRMPEFYDNLVSAYQDPAMLPLRLSGSRSDSLTSPLLSPTEV, encoded by the exons ATGGAATCCTCTGGCCTTGATGGTGTTGTCTTTATGAGAATGATTACTTTCAG TTTGAAAGTGTTCTTGTTTGCTGTGATCATTGGGATATTTGTTCTCTTGCCTGTGAACTGCTTTGGAGATCAACTGATTGTGATTGACTATGCTGACTGGTCTTCTAATTCCTTGGATCTTTTTTCTGTTGCAAACCTCAAAGTCCGCTCACCATG GCTATGGGTTCACTTTGGAGCTATATATCTTCTGACTGCATTTGTCTGCTGTCTTCTTTACTTT GAATTCAGATATATTGCCTTGAAAAGGATTGAGTATTTCCATTCATCCAAACCTCAGCCACATCAGTTCACCATATTAGTTCGTAATATCCCCTCTTCTGATGGAAGCAGTGTGAGCGACACTGTTGACAGGTTCTTTGGAGAAAATCATTCTTCTACATACCTTTCTCATGTGGTCATCCATCGAACAAGTAAACTTCGGAGTGTTGTT GATCAGGctaaaaagttatataaaaaagtgaAACATAAGAAGCCAGTTACGAAGACACCAATGAGATTCTTCAGTCGCAAGGACACCCCTGAGGATCACTATGAGAGAGTGTTACAAGAAATGGAACAGAACATACGATTGGGGCAAGCTGAAGTTTCAGCACCTGGAAAA GAAGTTCGAGCTGCTTTTGTGTCATTCAAGTCTCGATATGGTGCTGCAACGGCACTCCACATGCCACAATCAATCAACCCCACTTACTGGCTCACAGAACCAGCACCAGAACCTCATGACGTCCACTGGCCTTTCTTCTCTGCATCATTTATGCAGAAATGGCTTGCTAAAATTCTGGTTGTCTTCGCTTGTCTTCTCCTTACCATCTTGTTTCTTGTTCCAGTAGTACTTGTCCAAGGTCTCACCAACCTGCCTGCACTAGAATTTATGTTCCCGTTCTTGACATTGATTCTCTCAAT GAAAGTTGTAAGTCAAATAATAACTGGATACCTTCCAAGTCTTATACTTCAGACGTCTCTGAAAGTCGTACCTCCCATCATGGAGTTTCTCTCTTCTATCCAAGGGCACATTTGCCACAGCGATATACAAAAGAGTGCTTGCAACAAGGTGATCTGGTTCACAATATGGAATGTGTTTTTCGCAACTGTTTTCTCTGGATCAGCCTTCTACAAGCTTTCTGTAATCCTCGATCCAAAGGAAATTCCGGTCAAGTTGGCTGTGGCTGTTCCGGCTCAG GCATCATTTTTCATCGCCTATGTTGTGACAACAGGGTGGACGGATACTCTGACTGAACTCTTCCGTGTAGTTCCCTTCATGGTCAGTTACATAAAAAGATCATTTGAACCTTCGGATGAAAATGAATTTGTTGTCCCGCCTATGCGGTACCACAGAGACACCCCAAGAGTTCTCTTCTTAGGACTTCTTGGGATTACATACTTCTTCTTAGCTCCATTGATTCTTCCTTTCATTCTTTTCTACTTCTGCCTTGCATACATTGTCTACCGAAACCAG TTTATGAACGTCTATGCTCCAAAGTTTGATACGGGCGGTATGTTTTGGCCAATGATACACTATACGATGATATTCTCTCTTGTACTCATGCACGCAATTGCAATCGGTCTATTTGCGCTAAAGAAGATGGAACTAGCTACATACTTGCTTGTCCCTCTTCCCGTTTGTACTCTTCTGTTCAACGAGTTCTGTCGTAAACGCTTCATGCCTATTTTCACTGCTTATCCTGCTGAG GTGTTGACAAAGAGAGATAAGGAAGATCGAAACGATCCAAGAATGCCTGAGTTTTATGATAACTTGGTTAGTGCGTACCAAGATCCTGCTATGCTCCCACTTCGGTTATCTGGAAGCAGAAGTGATAGCCTCACTAGTCCTCTTCTCTCTCCTACTGAGGTTTGA